Proteins encoded in a region of the Stieleria neptunia genome:
- a CDS encoding UvrB/UvrC motif-containing protein: MKCQFCEKPATFHITELTEPAGPQVMHLCEEHAKGFLNKEASPPMTAIASALAKQLGQSGDVLEELDQKECPVCGISFFEFRNSGRLGCPYDYTHFESDLRPLLVNVHDKTEHVGKKPTRSAGTADSLAKMIGLRREMEEAIEREDYERASEIRDEIKAMEDPIAPPSTPSDTQS, translated from the coding sequence ATGAAGTGCCAATTCTGTGAAAAACCGGCCACCTTCCACATCACCGAACTGACCGAACCGGCCGGCCCGCAAGTCATGCACTTGTGCGAAGAGCATGCCAAAGGGTTTCTGAACAAGGAAGCCAGTCCGCCGATGACCGCGATCGCATCGGCCCTGGCCAAACAACTCGGCCAATCCGGCGACGTGCTCGAAGAGCTGGATCAGAAGGAGTGTCCCGTCTGTGGCATCAGCTTTTTTGAATTTCGCAACAGCGGCCGACTCGGTTGCCCCTACGATTACACCCACTTCGAATCCGATTTGCGCCCGCTGTTGGTCAATGTCCACGACAAGACCGAACATGTGGGCAAAAAACCCACCCGCTCGGCGGGAACGGCCGACTCGCTGGCAAAGATGATCGGACTGCGGCGCGAAATGGAAGAAGCGATTGAACGCGAAGACTATGAGCGGGCTTCAGAAATCCGCGACGAAATCAAAGCGATGGAAGACCCGATCGCCCCACCATCGACCCCCTCGGATACCCAATCGTGA
- a CDS encoding protein arginine kinase: MRGEGPESDIVISTRIRLARNLADFPFIRRCSDEDRLSIERTVRARMESLTDNHWKSAHYVDLEPLSEIDRQLLVERQLISREIAESDGSRAVAFDATEGYSVMVNEEDHLRIQVMKSGLDIKNTWEQVNRIDNMLEEVILYAFHPRYGYLTACPTNVGTGLRVSVMLHLPALVITEQMDRVFRSMQRINVTVRGLYGEGSQYTGDFYQVSNQVTLGHSEADLLALVGDEVAPRIIEYERKARQALLKNNRDDLHDEVSRAMGILSTARKISSEETMHHLSKIRLGISMGLIEQPDVKVINQLFLQTQSAHLQKLQGRVLGTAERHARRASFLQHHLAGKDDATWN; encoded by the coding sequence ATGCGCGGCGAAGGGCCAGAATCGGATATCGTGATCAGCACCCGAATTCGATTGGCCCGGAACCTGGCCGATTTTCCATTCATTCGTCGCTGCAGCGACGAAGATCGATTGAGCATCGAACGGACGGTCCGTGCCCGCATGGAAAGTCTGACCGACAACCATTGGAAATCCGCCCACTACGTTGACCTGGAACCGCTCTCGGAAATCGATCGACAACTGCTGGTCGAACGCCAACTGATCAGTCGCGAAATCGCCGAATCCGACGGTTCCCGCGCCGTCGCCTTTGATGCGACCGAAGGATACAGCGTGATGGTCAACGAAGAAGACCACTTGCGGATCCAAGTCATGAAAAGTGGCTTGGACATCAAAAACACCTGGGAGCAAGTCAATCGCATCGATAACATGCTCGAAGAAGTCATCTTGTACGCGTTCCATCCGCGTTACGGCTACCTGACCGCTTGCCCGACCAACGTCGGCACGGGATTGCGAGTCAGCGTGATGTTGCATCTGCCGGCACTGGTCATCACCGAACAGATGGATCGTGTCTTTCGCAGCATGCAACGGATCAACGTCACCGTCCGCGGACTCTACGGCGAAGGCTCCCAGTACACCGGTGACTTCTATCAAGTCAGCAACCAAGTCACGCTCGGCCACAGCGAAGCCGACTTGTTGGCCTTGGTCGGTGACGAGGTCGCACCGCGGATCATCGAATACGAACGCAAGGCGCGTCAGGCGTTGCTGAAAAACAACCGCGATGACTTGCACGACGAAGTCAGCCGGGCGATGGGCATCCTGAGCACGGCGAGAAAGATCAGCAGCGAAGAAACGATGCACCACCTGTCCAAGATCCGGCTCGGGATCAGCATGGGGCTGATCGAACAACCGGACGTCAAAGTCATCAATCAACTGTTCTTACAAACCCAATCGGCGCACCTGCAAAAACTGCAAGGCCGCGTCCTCGGCACCGCCGAACGCCACGCCCGCCGCGCCAGTTTCCTGCAACACCACCTGGCCGGAAAAGACGACGCCACCTGGAATTAG